A genomic region of Apteryx mantelli isolate bAptMan1 chromosome 12, bAptMan1.hap1, whole genome shotgun sequence contains the following coding sequences:
- the GXYLT2 gene encoding glucoside xylosyltransferase 2, whose product MRLSCKVAAALLCLGSLLLLYLLAGSAAAPPRPPPAPSAPARPAAPPARRPPRLSRSPARRSPPAARLASARKPGEQKHSKEPSSLQCMHLAVVACGDRLEETLIMLKSAVLFSNRRLCFHIFAEDSLKPEFEKKLQEWPSSYTKKFEYSIYPITFSVGNGQEWKKLFKPCAAQRLFLPVILKDVDSLLYVDTDVLFLRPIDDIWHILKEFNSTQLAAMAPEHEIPKIGWYSRFARHPYYGTTGVNSGVMLMNLTRIRSTQFKNSMIPSGLTWEEMLYPLYQKYKNYITWGDQDLLNIIFYFNPECLYVFPCQWNYRPDHCMYGSNCKGAEEEGVSILHGNRGVYHDDKQPTFKALYEVIRDFPFEDNLFQSLYYPLQSKFLDTVHTLCGRIPQVFLKQIEKTMKKVYENRVIVYLGANHRY is encoded by the exons ATGCGGCTCTCGTGCAAAGTGGCGGCCGCGCTGCTGTGCCTCggcagcctgctgctgctctatctgctggcgggcagcgccgccgccccgccgcgcccgccgcccgcgccctccgcgcccgcccgccccgccgcgccgcccgcccgccgcccgccgcgcctcagccgcagccccgcgcggcggagcccgcccgccgcccgcctcgccagCGCCAG GAAGCCTGGAGAACAGAAACATTCAAAAGAGCCTTCATCTTTGCAATGCATGCATCTGGCAGTTGTGGCATGTGGGGACCGGCTGGAAGAGACTCTCATCATGCTGAAATCAGCAGTTCTCTTTAGCAACAGAAGGctctgttttcatatttttgcCGAGGATTCCCTTAAGCCTGAATTTGAGAAGAAG TTACAGGAATGGCCTTCCTCATATACAAAGAAGTTTGAATACAGCATTTACCCAATAACCTTCTCGGTAGGAAATGGTCAGGAATGGAAAAAGTTATTCAAACCATGTGCTGCCCAGCGCCTTTTTCTTCCG GTTATTTTAAAGGATGTGGATTCTCTTCTTTATGTGGACACTGATGTTCTCTTCCTGAGGCCCATCGATGACATCTGGCACATCCTGAAAGAGTTCAACTCCACACAGCTAGCTGCTATGGCCCCAGAACATGAAATACCAAAGATTGGCTGGTATAGTCGATTTGCGCGTCACCCTTATTATGGGACAACTGGAGTCAATTCTGGAGTCATGCTAATGAATTTAACGCGGATACGCAGCACTCAATTCAAG AACAGCATGATACCATCTGGTCTGACTTGGGAGGAAATGTTGTATCCATTATACCAAAAGTACAAAAATTATATTACGTGGGGAGACCAGGATTtactaaatattattttttactttaacCCAG AGTGTCTCTATGTGTTTCCCTGTCAATGGAACTACCGGCCTGATCACTGTATGTATGGGAGCAACTGTAAAGGTGCAGAAGAAGAAGGTGTCTCTATTCTGCATGGAAATAGAGGTGTCTACCATGATGACAAACAGCCTACGTTCAAGGCACTCTATGAAGTGATACGTGAT tttcCTTTTGAAGACAATCTCTTCCAGTCTTTGTACTACCCTCTTCAGTCTAAGTTTCTGGATACAGTGCACACTTTATGTGGGAGAATTCCACAAGTATTTCTGAAGCAAATTGAGAAAACTATGAAGAAGGTGTATGAAAATCGTGTCATTGTCTACTTGGGAGCCAACCACAGATACTAA